A single window of bacterium DNA harbors:
- a CDS encoding DUF1116 domain-containing protein, whose translation MSGTRTGEMIDRANAEAIARVMAATPVLAGVARAGDVIPALGDDLLLHAGPPIGWERMSGPVRGAVIGALLYERRARTEAEAAALAASGRIRFEPCHHHAAVGPMAGIISRSMPLCVIENRAGGTRAYTTFNEGYGKVLRYGAYDESVVERLRWIEGTLGPVIGRALELAGGLDMKALISQALQMGDEGHNRNKAGSALLSRLLGPFIVRSGVPTAQQAEVFSFLAGNDIAMLNPVMAACKATMDAAHGIAHSTLVTTMARNGTDFGIRVSGLGDRWFTGPSEVPRGLYFPGFTAEDGNPDMGDSAITETAGIGAFAMAGAPAIVTFIGGTVHDAVASTLEMYEITLAEHEAFRIPALDFRGTPAGIDIRKVIRTGILPRINTGIAHRQAGIGQVGAGLVRPPRICFEEALRAMADAI comes from the coding sequence GTGAGCGGCACGCGGACCGGCGAGATGATCGATCGGGCGAACGCGGAGGCGATCGCGCGCGTCATGGCGGCGACCCCGGTGCTGGCGGGAGTCGCCCGGGCGGGCGACGTGATCCCGGCGCTGGGGGACGATCTGCTCCTGCACGCCGGGCCCCCCATCGGGTGGGAGCGGATGTCCGGTCCCGTGCGCGGCGCCGTGATCGGCGCGCTGCTCTACGAGCGGCGGGCGCGCACCGAGGCGGAAGCGGCGGCGCTCGCGGCCTCCGGCCGGATCCGGTTCGAGCCCTGCCACCACCACGCGGCCGTCGGCCCGATGGCCGGCATCATCTCCCGGTCGATGCCGCTCTGCGTCATCGAGAACCGCGCCGGCGGTACCCGCGCCTACACGACGTTTAATGAAGGCTACGGCAAGGTGCTGCGATACGGCGCCTACGATGAGAGCGTGGTCGAGCGGCTGCGCTGGATCGAAGGAACGCTCGGCCCGGTGATCGGCCGCGCCCTCGAGCTCGCCGGGGGCCTCGACATGAAGGCCCTGATTTCCCAGGCGCTCCAGATGGGCGACGAGGGCCACAATCGGAACAAAGCCGGATCCGCGCTGCTCAGCCGTCTCCTCGGGCCGTTCATCGTCCGCTCCGGCGTGCCCACCGCGCAGCAGGCCGAGGTGTTCAGTTTCCTGGCCGGCAACGACATAGCGATGCTGAATCCCGTGATGGCCGCGTGCAAGGCCACGATGGATGCCGCCCACGGCATCGCGCACAGCACGCTGGTGACCACGATGGCCCGGAACGGCACCGACTTTGGCATCCGGGTGAGCGGCTTGGGGGACCGGTGGTTCACCGGGCCGTCTGAGGTGCCGCGCGGCCTCTACTTCCCCGGCTTCACGGCCGAGGACGGGAACCCCGACATGGGAGATTCGGCGATCACTGAGACCGCGGGGATCGGCGCCTTCGCGATGGCCGGTGCGCCCGCGATCGTAACGTTCATCGGGGGCACGGTCCACGACGCGGTTGCGTCGACGCTCGAAATGTATGAAATCACTCTGGCCGAACACGAGGCGTTTCGCATTCCGGCGCTCGATTTCCGCGGCACGCCGGCGGGCATCGACATCCGCAAGGTCATCCGGACGGGCATTCTGCCGCGAATCAACACCGGCATCGCGCACCGGCAGGCTGGGATCGGTCAGGTCGGCGCCGGGCTCGTCAGACCGCCGCGGATCTGTTTTGAAGAAGCGCTGCGGGCGATGGCGGACGCGATTTGA
- a CDS encoding cyclase family protein: MAFKAADLSRVRVLDLSQNFSVDSPPFAFYEGPTVKWVKKMAFEGVNAQWISSTNHIATHLDSPLHFNDPGPDVAGIPLESLLGPACVVDLSQFGVGDYDIYGPEHFERWERKHKIKIQRGDILVIHTGYHHYYNEDWYKTRNRERPNLPRAFLKHPGPQLEFCDWVLDRGIRWLAVDAISTDHPFNTNVRRARPDLVPEVEKKIGMSMDEAFPWPKAYQATHTYLFPKGVFHVENVGGMIDEVLDMRVWFGAFPFRFKGGEAAFCRCFAFVQK, translated from the coding sequence ATGGCGTTCAAGGCGGCGGATCTGAGCCGGGTCCGCGTGCTCGACTTGTCCCAAAACTTTAGCGTGGACTCGCCGCCGTTCGCGTTCTACGAGGGGCCCACGGTGAAGTGGGTCAAGAAGATGGCGTTCGAGGGCGTCAACGCGCAGTGGATCAGCAGCACCAATCACATCGCGACGCATCTCGATTCGCCCCTCCACTTCAACGATCCGGGGCCGGACGTGGCCGGGATTCCGCTGGAGTCGCTGCTCGGGCCGGCCTGCGTCGTCGATTTGAGCCAGTTCGGCGTGGGCGACTACGACATCTACGGACCGGAGCACTTCGAGCGCTGGGAGCGCAAGCACAAGATCAAGATCCAGCGGGGCGACATCCTCGTGATCCACACCGGTTATCACCACTACTATAACGAGGACTGGTACAAGACGCGCAACCGCGAGCGGCCCAACCTTCCGCGCGCGTTCCTCAAGCATCCCGGCCCGCAACTGGAGTTCTGCGACTGGGTGCTGGATCGGGGCATCCGGTGGCTCGCCGTCGACGCGATCTCGACCGACCATCCGTTCAACACGAACGTCCGGCGGGCGCGGCCCGATCTCGTACCGGAGGTCGAGAAGAAGATCGGGATGTCGATGGACGAGGCGTTCCCGTGGCCCAAAGCCTACCAGGCCACGCATACGTACCTCTTCCCGAAGGGCGTCTTTCACGTGGAGAACGTGGGCGGGATGATCGACGAGGTGCTCGACATGCGCGTGTGGTTCGGCGCGTTTCCGTTCCGGTTCAAGGGCGGCGAAGCGGCGTTCTGCCGCTGCTTCGCGTTCGTGCAGAAGTGA
- a CDS encoding CoA transferase has protein sequence MTPASAGGPLAGLLVADLTRALAGPYCTMMLADLGARVIKVETPDGGDDTRGWGPPFIEGESAYFMSINRNKESLTLNLKDERGRDLLWRLLGGADVLVENFRPGTIDRLGFGYETVRARLPRLVYCSISGFGQTGPYRERPAYDLIVQGMGGLMAITGEPDGSPMRVGVAVGDICAGMFAAYGILAALRARDRTGQGQWVDAAMLDGQVAWMTYMAANYFATGENPPRVGSAHTNLVPYQPFPTKDGFVTVTVGSEGLWQRFCRALDVPLADDPRFATNAARVEHRRELLAALDPVFRGRTTAEWLARLGDAGVPAGPISRINEVMTDPQVLHREMVVDVDHPRAGRVRVNGVPLKFSGTPGAVRTPPPVLGEHTEAVLRELGCPAAEVASLRAAGVV, from the coding sequence GTGACCCCGGCTTCCGCGGGCGGCCCGCTCGCGGGCCTGCTCGTCGCCGACCTCACCCGCGCGCTGGCCGGTCCGTACTGCACGATGATGCTGGCCGACCTCGGGGCCCGGGTGATCAAGGTCGAGACGCCGGACGGCGGCGACGACACGCGTGGCTGGGGCCCGCCGTTTATCGAGGGCGAGAGTGCCTACTTCATGAGCATCAATCGCAACAAAGAGAGCCTCACGCTCAACCTGAAGGACGAGCGGGGGCGGGACCTGCTGTGGCGCCTGCTCGGCGGCGCGGACGTGCTTGTGGAGAATTTCCGGCCCGGCACCATCGACCGGCTGGGGTTCGGCTACGAGACCGTCCGCGCGCGGCTGCCGCGACTCGTGTACTGTTCGATCTCGGGCTTCGGCCAGACCGGGCCGTACCGCGAACGCCCGGCGTACGACCTGATCGTGCAGGGGATGGGCGGGCTGATGGCCATCACCGGCGAGCCGGACGGCAGCCCGATGCGCGTCGGGGTCGCGGTCGGCGATATCTGCGCGGGCATGTTCGCGGCCTACGGCATCCTCGCCGCGCTTCGGGCGCGCGACCGGACGGGGCAGGGGCAGTGGGTCGACGCGGCGATGCTGGACGGCCAGGTCGCGTGGATGACGTATATGGCCGCGAACTATTTCGCGACGGGGGAGAATCCGCCGCGCGTCGGTTCGGCGCACACGAACTTGGTCCCGTACCAGCCGTTCCCGACCAAGGACGGGTTCGTCACGGTCACCGTGGGGAGCGAAGGCCTGTGGCAGCGGTTCTGCCGCGCGCTCGACGTCCCGCTCGCCGACGATCCCCGGTTTGCGACCAACGCCGCCCGGGTCGAGCACCGGCGCGAGCTGCTCGCGGCGCTGGACCCGGTGTTCCGGGGCCGCACGACCGCCGAGTGGCTGGCGCGGTTGGGCGACGCCGGGGTGCCGGCCGGTCCGATCTCACGGATCAACGAGGTGATGACCGATCCTCAAGTGCTGCACCGCGAGATGGTGGTCGACGTCGACCATCCGCGGGCCGGCCGCGTGCGCGTGAACGGCGTCCCGCTCAAATTTTCCGGCACGCCCGGCGCCGTCCGGACGCCGCCGCCGGTGCTGGGCGAGCACACCGAGGCGGTGCTGCGCGAGCTCGGATGCCCGGCGGCGGAGGTCGCGTCGCTGCGCGCGGCCGGGGTCGTCTAG